The following proteins are encoded in a genomic region of Bradyrhizobium sp. SK17:
- a CDS encoding helix-turn-helix domain-containing protein, whose translation MDAIVDAKCQKSGQQQSGHRMLITPERVFYAGLLGRPRERCPGAFHVYVAIRDGLHLSTSEGRESHGELAVTMPNLRHTITSEYRSAICVAIEPESVPDGTLEAVARRLEGPDCHLFANRIRAAYATLAEMQHRDAIANAEFDTMCFGDALPQRMLDPRVVRAIGRIGQFSGEPVTAAGCAVEAGLSPSRFLHLFKEETGISFRSFRAWKRARHLLHFANQDINLAHLAQDIGYPDSTHFSHSIRRFYGLKPRAIFSGSRDLAIYRTGQERALT comes from the coding sequence ATGGACGCGATCGTGGACGCCAAGTGCCAGAAATCCGGCCAGCAGCAGTCCGGCCACCGGATGCTGATCACGCCGGAACGGGTGTTCTATGCGGGGCTGCTCGGCCGCCCGCGTGAGCGTTGTCCCGGCGCCTTCCATGTCTATGTCGCGATCCGCGACGGCTTGCATCTGTCGACCAGCGAGGGCCGCGAGTCCCATGGCGAACTCGCGGTGACGATGCCGAACCTGCGCCACACCATCACCAGCGAGTATCGTTCCGCGATCTGCGTCGCGATCGAACCGGAGAGCGTGCCCGACGGCACGCTCGAGGCAGTCGCGCGCCGTCTCGAAGGCCCGGACTGCCATCTGTTCGCGAACCGGATCCGCGCCGCCTATGCGACGCTGGCCGAGATGCAGCATCGCGACGCGATCGCGAACGCCGAGTTCGACACCATGTGCTTCGGCGATGCGCTGCCGCAGCGCATGCTCGATCCGCGCGTCGTGCGCGCGATCGGCCGTATCGGGCAGTTCTCCGGCGAGCCGGTGACCGCGGCGGGCTGCGCCGTCGAGGCAGGCCTGTCGCCGTCGCGCTTCCTGCATCTGTTCAAGGAGGAGACCGGGATCTCGTTCCGCTCCTTCCGCGCCTGGAAGCGGGCGCGGCATCTGCTGCATTTCGCCAACCAGGACATCAACCTCGCGCATCTCGCGCAGGATATCGGTTATCCCGACAGCACCCATTTCAGCCACTCGATCCGCCGCTTCTACGGCCTGAAGCCGCGCGCGATCTTCTCCGGCTCGCGCGACCTCGCGATCTACCGGACCGGGCAGGAGCGCGCACTGACGTAA